From the Streptomyces sp. SN-593 genome, the window CGCCGTGTCGCGGAACGTCGCGTTCGCACCCTTTCGTCACGTTCTGCCGAGCATGCCCCCCAGGAGCCCGTCCATGACCCTTCGACAGCAGATCGTCGGCAACGCCATGCAGATGGCCGTCTGTAGCCTCGACCCCGGTCAGACCGTGTACTGCGAGGCGGGCAAGTTCCTGTTCAAGACCGCCAACGTCGGCATGGAGACCCGGCTCGGCGGCCCCGGCAACACCGCCCGGCAGGGCCCCGGCGCGCAGGGCGGCGGCATGGGCGGGATGCTGCGCCAGGCGATGGGCACCGCGATGCAGGTCGGCCAGCGCGCGCTGGCCGGCGAGTCGCTGGCCTTCCAGTACTTCACCGCCGCCGGCGGCGAGGGCACCGTCGGCTTCGCCGGGGTGCTCCCCGGCGAGATGCGCGCCCTGGAACTGAACGGCTCGCGCGCCTGGTTCGCGGAGAAGGACGCCTTCGTCGCGGCGGAGGAGAGCGTGCGCTTCGGCATCGCCTTCGCCGGCGGCCGGCAGGGCATGAGCGGCGGAGAGGGCTTCATCCTGGAGAAGTTCACCGGCACCGGCACCGTGATCATCGCCGGCGCGGGCAACTTCATCGACCTCAACCCGGCCGACTTCGGCGGCCGGATCGAGGTGGACACCGGCTGCATCGTCGCCTTCGAGGAGGGCATCCAGTACGGCGTGCAGCGCATCGGCGGGCTCAACCGCCAGGGCATCATGAACGCCGTGTTCGGCGGCGAGGGGCTGTCGCTGGCCACCCTGGAGGGCAACGGGCAGGTCATCCTCCAGTCCATGACGATCGAGGGGCTGGCCAACGCGCTGAAGAAGGCGCAGGGCGGGGACAAGCAGGGGCCCACCGGGGGCCTGTTCTCCACCCACGCCGGCTGAACCCGGCGCTCCCCGGCGCCGCCGAGCACCCCCCGCCGCCACCCGGTCCGCCCGCCGCGGACCGGGCTCCGGCGGCGGTGTCCGGCGCCTTGACCGCCCCGCACCGCGGGTCTCATGCTCCTCTCATGTCACGGTGCGGTGACAGCTCGCCCGCCGGGGTCCAACGCCCTGCCTCCCGGCGGGTAGCGTCTGATCACGTGCATCCCGCAGTGCCGCACGATCCGCGCGTGGCACCCGCGCAGGAAGGTGGACCGACTGCCGTGTACCGCTGGGAGATCACCCGGGCCGCACTGGCCCAGCGGGTATTCGCCACGATCCGCAGCGAGAGCTACGACCAGGCCGCCGCCACCGCGGACACCCTGCTGTCCGCCGGCCTGACCACGTTGGAGATCTCCCTCACCACGCCGTTCGCGCTGGAGGCGGTGACCACCCTGGTCCGCGAGGTCGGCGACGACGCCGTCATCGGCGCGGGCACGGTGCTCGACGAGGTCTCCGCGCGGATGGCGATCGAGGCGGGGGCGCGCTTCCTGCTGTCGCCCAACCTCGACGAGGCGGTGCTGCGCACCGGGCACCGCTACGGGGTGCCGGTCTTCCCCGGGGTGGCCACGCCCACCGAGGCGGTGCGCGCGATGGAGTTGGGCGCCGACGCGCTGACCCTCTACCCGGCCACCGCGTACACCCCGGACTGGGTGGGGGACGTGCGCGCGATCATCCCGCAGGCAGCGCTGCTGCCGATCGGCGGGGTCACCGTCAGCGCGGCGCCCGACTGGGTCGCCGCCGGCGCGGTCGCGGTCGGCATGGGCTCCGCCCTCACCGACGGCGACCGTGCCACGGTCACCAAGCGGCTCACCGAACTGCTGGAGCGGCTCGCCGACACGGCGTGAGCCGTGACGGCGGGCGTGCGGCTGGGCGCGGGCCGAGCGGGGCACCGTCCGGGACGGGAAACCGGGGGGACGGACGGGGCGTCCCCCGTAGAATCCTCCGGGTGACCGTACTCGCCGTTCCCGGCTCGAAGTCCGTGACCGCCCGCGCCCTGTTCCTCGCCGCGGCCGCCGACGGGGTGACCGTGCTCCGCGACCCGCTGCTGTCCGACGACACGGAGGGCTTCGCCGAGGGCCTGACCCGGCTCGGCTACGACGTGGAGCGCTCCCCGGGCGCGTGGCGGATCACCGGCCGCCCGGCCGGCCCGGCCGCCGGCCACGCCGAGGTCTTCACCCGCGACGCGGCCACCGCCGCCCGCTTCCTGCCCGCGCTGGCCGCCGCGGGCCACGGCACCTTCCGCTTCGACGCCTCCGCGCAGATGCGCCGCCGCCCGGTCGCCCCGCTGACCGAGGCGCTGCGCACCCTCGGCGTGGACCTGGCGTACGAAGGGGAGGAGGGGCACCTGCCGCTGCGGGTGGTCGCGGACGGCGTCAAGGGCGGCGCGATCGAGCTCGACGCGAGCCTGTCCTCGCAGTTCCTCACCGCGCTGCTGCTGCTCGGCCCGCTGACGAAGGAGGGACTGCGGATCAGGGTGACCGGCATCGTCTCGGTGCCGTACGTGGAGATCACCCTGGCGATGATGCGCCGCTTCGGCGTCGAGGTGGCCCGCGAGGGGGACACGTTCGTGGTGCCGCCGGGCGGCTACCGCGCGCAGGACTACCCGATCGAGCCGGACGCCTCCACGGCGAGCTACGTGTTCGCCGCGGCCGCGCTGGCCGGCCGCACGGCCACCGTGCCGGGGCTCGGCCGCGACGCGCTCCAGGGCGACCTGCGCTTCGTGGACGTGCTGGAGCGGATGGGCGCGCGGGTCGAGACCACCGCCGACGCCACCACCGTCACCGGCACCGGGCGCCTGTCCGGCCTGACCGTCGCCATGCGGGACATCTCCGACACGATGCCGACCCTCGCGGCCATCGCGCCCTTCGCGGACGGCCCGGTCCGGATCGAGGACGTCTACAACACCCGCGTCAAGGAGTGCGACCGGCTGGAGGCGTGCGCGCTGAACCTGCGCGCGCAGGGCATCGAGGTCGCCACCGGCCGGGACTGGATCGAGATCCACCCGGGCACCCCGAAGCCGGTCGAGATCGCCTGCCACCGCGACCACCGCATCGCGATGAGCTTCGCCGTCGCGGGCCTGCGCACCCCGGGCACCACCTTCGACGACCCGGGGTGCGTGAAGAAGACCTTCCCGGGCTTCCACGCGTTCTTCGCCGACCTGCGCCGGACCTGGGAGGTCTGAGCCGCGCGCTCCGGCCGGGGCTCTACGGCCCGGGCCGCTCCGCCTCGTAGGCGGCGCGGGCGGCGACCGCCGCCGGGCGGGTGGCGGTCTCGGCCACGGGGACGTTCCACCATGCCTCCGCGGGCAGGGCCGGCAGGCCGGGGTCGGTGGTGACGTGGACCGCGGTCGGGCGCGGCGAGTCGCGGGCGGCGGCCAGCGCGGCGCGCAGCTCGGCGGCGGTGCGGGCGGTGCGGACCTCCAGGCCGAGGCTGGCGGCGTTGGCCGCGAGGTCCACGGGGAGCGGTGCGCCGGTGAAGGCACCGTCGGGGGAGCGGAACCGGTAGGCGGTGCCGAAGCGTTCCGCGCCGACCTGCTCGGACAGCCCGCCGATCGACGCGTAGCCGTGGTTCTGCACGATGACGACGTTGATCGGGATGCCCTCCTGCACCGCCGTGACGATCTCCGTCGGCAGCATCAGGTAGGTGCCGTCGCCGACCAGCGCGAACACCTCGCGGTCGGGCGCGGCCAGCCGCACCCCGATCGCGGCGGGGATCTCGTAGCCCATGCAGGAGTAGCCGTACTCCACGTGGTACTGCTCCGGGTCGCGGGACCGCCACAGCTTGTGCAGGTCGCCCGGGAGCGAGCCGGCCGCGTTGACCAGGACGTCCCGGTCGCCGAGCACCGCGTCGAGCGCGCCGATCACCTCGCCCTGCGACAGCCCGCGGGGTGCCTCCTCCGATGCGCCGTCCCCGCTGCCGCCGGCGTCCGCCGCCCGGCCGGCGCCGCCGCCTGCGCCGACTCCGCCGGCGTGGGCCGCCGGGTACGCGCCGGCGAACACCGCGTCCGTCAGCGCCCGCCAGTCGGCGAGCTGCTCCGCCCGGGCCGCCGGGACGGGGAGGCGGTGGCCGCCCCACCGCGCCGCCAGCGCCTCGATGCCGGCCCGGGCGTCGCCGACCAGCGCCAGCCCCGCCGCCTTGTGGCCGTCGAAGGAGGCCACGTTGAGGTTCACGAAGCGGGTGCCGGGGGCGAAGAGCGAGCCGGAGGCGGTGGTGAAGTCCGTCCAGCGGGTGCCGATCCCGAGCACCGCGTCGGCGGAGCGCGCGGCCGCGTCGGCCGGTGCCGTGCCGGTGTGCCCGAGGCCGCCGAGGTTGCCGGGGTGGTCCCAGCGCAGCGAGCCCTTCCCGGCCTGCGTCTCGGCCACCGGCACGCCCGTCGCCGTCGCGAAGGCCGCCAGCGCGGCGCCCGCCTCGGAGTGCCGCACCCCGCCGCCGGCCACCACCAGCGGGCTGCGCGCGGCCCGCAGCAGCGCCACCGCCTCGGCGACCGCGGCGGCGTCCGGCACCGGCCGCCGCACCGGCCACACCCGGGTCCGGAACAGCTCCTCGGGAAAGTCGTACGCCTCGGCCTGCACGTCCTGCGGCAGCGCGAGCGTGACCGCGCCGGTGTCGGCCGGGTCGGCGAGCACCCGCATCGCCTGGAGGAGCGAGGGGGCCAGCATCTCCGGCCGCCAGATCCGGTCGAAGAAGCGGGAGACCGGCCGCAGCGCGTCGTTCACCGACACGTCGTAGGCCCACGGGACCTCCAACTGCTGGAGCACCGGGTCGGCGGGGCGGGTCGCGAAGACGTCGCCGGGCAGCAGCAGGACCGGGACGCGGTTGACGGTGGCCAGCGCGGCGCCCGTCACGAGGTTGGTCGCGCCGGGGCCGATCGAGGTGGTGCAGGCCATCGCGGACAGCCGGTGCGCCGTCCGCGCGTAGCCGACCGCCGCGTGCACCATCGCCTGCTCGTTGCGGCCCTGGTGGAAGGGCATCGCCTCCGGCCCCGCCTCCAGCAGCGCCTGGCCGACCCCGGCGACGTTGCCGTGCCCGAACACGCCCCACATGCCGGCGACCAACCGGTGCCGCACACCGTCCCGTTCGGTGTACTGCGCGGACAGGAACCGGACCAGGGCCTGCGCGACGGTGAGCCTCATGCGTCGTCCTCCTCGTCGGGGCGCGGCGCCCCGTACAGCGGCAGCCGGGGGTCGGTCGGCTGCTCGCGCCAGGTGTCCCGTACCCAGGCGTGCGCCGGGTCGTCGCTGATCAGCCAGGCCCGCAGCGGTCCCGGGCCGGCCATCACGTTCAGGTAGTACATGTCGTAGCCGGGCACCGCCATGCTCGGGCCGTGCCAGCCGTCGGGGATCAGCACCGCGTCCCCGCCGCGCACCTCCGCCAGCACGTCGCCGGCTCCGGCCGGCGAGGGGTAGACCCGCTGGTAGCCGATCGCGGCCGGTCCGCCGCGCAGCTCGTAGTAGTAGATCTCCTCCAGGCGGGT encodes:
- a CDS encoding AIM24 family protein; its protein translation is MTLRQQIVGNAMQMAVCSLDPGQTVYCEAGKFLFKTANVGMETRLGGPGNTARQGPGAQGGGMGGMLRQAMGTAMQVGQRALAGESLAFQYFTAAGGEGTVGFAGVLPGEMRALELNGSRAWFAEKDAFVAAEESVRFGIAFAGGRQGMSGGEGFILEKFTGTGTVIIAGAGNFIDLNPADFGGRIEVDTGCIVAFEEGIQYGVQRIGGLNRQGIMNAVFGGEGLSLATLEGNGQVILQSMTIEGLANALKKAQGGDKQGPTGGLFSTHAG
- the aroA gene encoding 3-phosphoshikimate 1-carboxyvinyltransferase; translated protein: MTVLAVPGSKSVTARALFLAAAADGVTVLRDPLLSDDTEGFAEGLTRLGYDVERSPGAWRITGRPAGPAAGHAEVFTRDAATAARFLPALAAAGHGTFRFDASAQMRRRPVAPLTEALRTLGVDLAYEGEEGHLPLRVVADGVKGGAIELDASLSSQFLTALLLLGPLTKEGLRIRVTGIVSVPYVEITLAMMRRFGVEVAREGDTFVVPPGGYRAQDYPIEPDASTASYVFAAAALAGRTATVPGLGRDALQGDLRFVDVLERMGARVETTADATTVTGTGRLSGLTVAMRDISDTMPTLAAIAPFADGPVRIEDVYNTRVKECDRLEACALNLRAQGIEVATGRDWIEIHPGTPKPVEIACHRDHRIAMSFAVAGLRTPGTTFDDPGCVKKTFPGFHAFFADLRRTWEV
- a CDS encoding bifunctional 4-hydroxy-2-oxoglutarate aldolase/2-dehydro-3-deoxy-phosphogluconate aldolase, whose product is MYRWEITRAALAQRVFATIRSESYDQAAATADTLLSAGLTTLEISLTTPFALEAVTTLVREVGDDAVIGAGTVLDEVSARMAIEAGARFLLSPNLDEAVLRTGHRYGVPVFPGVATPTEAVRAMELGADALTLYPATAYTPDWVGDVRAIIPQAALLPIGGVTVSAAPDWVAAGAVAVGMGSALTDGDRATVTKRLTELLERLADTA
- the iolD gene encoding 3D-(3,5/4)-trihydroxycyclohexane-1,2-dione acylhydrolase (decyclizing), producing MRLTVAQALVRFLSAQYTERDGVRHRLVAGMWGVFGHGNVAGVGQALLEAGPEAMPFHQGRNEQAMVHAAVGYARTAHRLSAMACTTSIGPGATNLVTGAALATVNRVPVLLLPGDVFATRPADPVLQQLEVPWAYDVSVNDALRPVSRFFDRIWRPEMLAPSLLQAMRVLADPADTGAVTLALPQDVQAEAYDFPEELFRTRVWPVRRPVPDAAAVAEAVALLRAARSPLVVAGGGVRHSEAGAALAAFATATGVPVAETQAGKGSLRWDHPGNLGGLGHTGTAPADAAARSADAVLGIGTRWTDFTTASGSLFAPGTRFVNLNVASFDGHKAAGLALVGDARAGIEALAARWGGHRLPVPAARAEQLADWRALTDAVFAGAYPAAHAGGVGAGGGAGRAADAGGSGDGASEEAPRGLSQGEVIGALDAVLGDRDVLVNAAGSLPGDLHKLWRSRDPEQYHVEYGYSCMGYEIPAAIGVRLAAPDREVFALVGDGTYLMLPTEIVTAVQEGIPINVVIVQNHGYASIGGLSEQVGAERFGTAYRFRSPDGAFTGAPLPVDLAANAASLGLEVRTARTAAELRAALAAARDSPRPTAVHVTTDPGLPALPAEAWWNVPVAETATRPAAVAARAAYEAERPGP